A genomic window from Companilactobacillus alimentarius DSM 20249 includes:
- the phnW gene encoding 2-aminoethylphosphonate--pyruvate transaminase — protein sequence MVKKYLLLTPGPLTTSEEVKNAMDFDYCTWDDDYKKITQSFRNSLLRLAQVTSDDYSAVPIQGSGTYGVESVISSTISNNDKLLIAINGAYGKRISEMAEIYNIEHVDLVVDERKPITLKEVTEYLDKYPDITHFAMIHCETTTGILNPIEDIIPYVHGKGITTIVDAMSSFGGIPINVEQEEIDYLISSSNKCIQGVPGFSFVIARKDNLESTKGLARTLSLDLYAQYIEMEKDNGKWRFTSPTHVVHAFHEALRELDEEGGVKARYLRYKANQEHLATGMEKLGFKVLIDEKWQSPIITSFVYPTADFDFRKFYQQLKEDGFVIYPGKISQVPTFRIGNIGEVYDNDITKLLLAIKSIVD from the coding sequence ATGGTAAAAAAATATTTGCTTTTAACACCAGGACCCTTAACGACAAGTGAAGAAGTAAAGAATGCAATGGATTTTGACTATTGTACTTGGGATGATGATTATAAAAAGATTACTCAATCATTTCGTAATTCTTTGTTACGATTGGCACAAGTTACTTCTGATGACTACAGTGCTGTACCAATTCAAGGAAGTGGTACATACGGTGTTGAATCCGTTATAAGTTCAACAATTTCAAATAATGACAAATTGTTGATTGCTATTAATGGTGCGTATGGAAAACGTATTAGTGAGATGGCAGAGATTTATAATATTGAACATGTTGATCTGGTCGTTGACGAGAGAAAGCCCATCACATTAAAAGAAGTAACAGAATATTTAGATAAGTATCCTGATATTACTCATTTTGCAATGATTCATTGCGAGACAACTACTGGAATATTGAATCCTATCGAAGATATTATTCCTTATGTTCATGGAAAGGGAATTACTACGATTGTAGATGCAATGAGTAGTTTTGGTGGTATTCCTATCAATGTAGAGCAAGAAGAAATTGATTATCTGATAAGTAGTTCTAATAAATGTATTCAAGGTGTTCCAGGTTTTTCATTTGTTATTGCTAGAAAAGATAATTTAGAATCTACCAAGGGATTAGCTAGGACACTTTCATTGGATCTCTATGCTCAATATATTGAGATGGAAAAGGATAATGGTAAATGGCGTTTTACCTCTCCAACCCATGTGGTGCATGCTTTTCATGAAGCGTTGAGAGAATTGGATGAAGAAGGCGGGGTTAAGGCTCGTTATTTACGCTATAAAGCTAATCAGGAACACTTAGCCACTGGTATGGAAAAATTAGGATTTAAAGTTCTAATTGATGAGAAATGGCAGTCACCAATTATTACTTCCTTTGTTTATCCAACGGCTGATTTTGATTTTAGGAAGTTTTACCAACAATTAAAGGAAGATGGTTTTGTCATTTATCCTGGTAAGATTTCACAAGTTCCAACTTTTAGAATTGGTAACATTGGTGAAGTATATGATAATGATATTACTAAATTATTGTTAGCAATCAAGAGTATTGTGGACTAA